One window from the genome of Macaca fascicularis isolate 582-1 chromosome 7, T2T-MFA8v1.1 encodes:
- the HHIPL1 gene encoding HHIP-like protein 1 isoform X4, which translates to MARAGAGALLALWVLGAAAHPQCLDFRPPFRPPQLLRLCAQYSDFGCCDEGRDAELTRRFWDLASRVDTAEWAACAGYARDLLCQECSPYAAHLYDAEDPFTPLRTVPGLCQDYCLDMWHKCRGLFRHLSTDQELRALEGNRARFCRYLSLDDTDYCFPYLLVNKNLNSNLGHVVADAKGCLQLCLEEVANGLRNPVAMVHARDGTHRFFVAEQVGLVWAYLPDRSRLEKPFLNISWAVLTSPWQGDERGFLGIAFHPRFWHNRRLYVYYSVGIRTSEWIRISEFRVSEDDENAVDHSSERILLEVKEPASNHNGGQLLFGDDGYLYIFTGDGGMAGDPFGTFGNAQNKSALLGKVLRIDVDRKERGLPYGIPPDNPFVGDPAAQPEVYALGVRNMWRCSFDRGDPASGAGRGRLFCGDVGQNKFEEVDLVERGGNYGWRAREGFECYDRSLCANSSLNDVLPIFAYPHTIGKSVTGGYVYRGCEYPNLNGLYIFGDFMTGRLMSLHENPGTGQWHYSEICMGHGQTCEFPGLINNYYPYIISFGEDEAGELYFMSTGEPSATAPRGVVYKIIDPSRRAPPGKCQIQPAQVKIRSRLIPFVPKESADRPPRTQTARPKGGIRGEERCNPPEACQSTKPRVKGQATHLTLSSHLLGPLLSILYFLSFLL; encoded by the exons ATGGCTcgggccggggccggggcgcTGCTGGCGCTTTGGGTGCTCGGGGCCGCAGCGCATCCGCAGTGCCTGGACTTCAGGCCGCCCTTCCGGCCGCCGCAGCTGCTGCGCCTCTGCGCGCAGTATTCGGACTTCGGCTGCTGCGATGAAGGGCGCGACGCCGAACTGACCCGCCGCTTCTGGGACCTGGCGAGCCGCGTGGACACCGCCGAGTGGGCCGCGTGCGCCGGCTACGCGAGGGACCTGCTGTGCCAG GAATGCTCTCCGTATGCAGCCCACCTCTATGACGCTGAGGACCCGTTCACACCCCTGCGCACGGTGCCCGGGCTCTGCCAGGACTACTGCCTGGACATGTGGCATAAGTGCCGGGGGCTGTTCCGTCACCTATCAACCGACCAGGAGCTCCGGGCGCTGGAGGGCAACCGTGCCAGGTTCTGCCGCTACCTGTCCCTGGATGACACGGACTACTGCTTTCCTTACCTGCTGGTCAACAAGAACCTCAACTCAAACCTGGGCCATGTGGTGGCCGATGCCAAGGGCTGCCTGCAGCTGTGCCTGGAGGAGGTGGCCAACGGGCTGCGCAACCCCGTGGCCATGGTCCATGCCAGAGATGGCACCCACCGCTTCTTCGTGGCCGAGCAGGTGGGGCTGGTGTGGGCCTACCTGCCCGACCGCTCGAGGCTGGAGAAGCCTTTCCTGAACATCAGCTGGGCGGTGCTCACCTCACCCTGGCAGGGTGACGAGCGTGGCTTCCTGGGCATTGCCTTTCACCCCCGCTTCTGGCACAACCGCAGGCTCTACGTCTACTACTCAGTGGGTATCCGCACCAGTGAGTGGATCCGCATCAGCGAGTTCAGGGTCTCTGAGGATGATGAGAACGCCGTGGACCACAGCTCTGAGAG GATACTCCTGGAGGTCAAAGAACCAGCTTCAAACCACAACGGGGGTCAGCTGCTGTTCGGGGATGATGGGTACCTCTACATCTTCACCGGAGATGGCGGGATGGCCGGAGACCCCTTTGGGACATTCGGAAATGCCCAAAACAA GTCGGCGCTGCTGGGCAAGGTGCTGCGCATCGACGTGGACCGTAAGGAGCGCGGCCTGCCCTATGGCATCCCGCCCGACAACCCGTTCGTGGGCGACCCCGCCGCGCAGCCCGAGGTCTATGCCCTGGGCGTGCGCAACATGTGGCGCTGCTCCTTCGACCGCGGCGACCCCGCGTCGGGCGCGGGCCGCGGGCGCCTCTTCTGCGGCGATGTGGGCCAGAACAAGTTCGAGGAGGTGGACCTGGTGGAGCGCGGCGGCAACTACGGCTGGCGCGCGCGCGAGGGGTTCGAGTGCTACGACCGCAGCCTGTGCGCCAACTCCTCCCTCA ATGATGTGCTGCCGATTTTCGCTTACCCTCACACGATTGGCAAGTCGGTCACAGGGGGCTACGTGTACCGGGGCTGCGAGTACCCCAATCTGAACGGCCTCTACATTTTTGGGGATTTCATGACCGG GCGTCTGATGTCCCTCCACGAGAACCCAGGGACAGGCCAGTGGCACTACAGTGAGATCTGCATGGGCCATGGCCAGACCTGTGAGTTCCCAGGCCTCATCAACAACTACTACCCGTACATCATCTCCTTCGGGGAGGATGAGGCCG GGGAGCTGTACTTCATGTCGACAGGGGAGCCGAGTGCCACAGCTCCACGTGGGGTTGTCTACAAAATAATTGACCCGTCCAG GCGGGCACCACCTGGCAAGTGTCAGATCCAGCCTGCTCAGGTGAAGATCAGAAGCCGCCTCATCCCCTTTGTGCCCAAAGAAA GTGCTGACAGGCCACCGCGCACGCAGACAGCCCGCCCCAAGGGAGgaatcaggggagaagagagATGCAACCCCCCCGAAGCATGCCAATCTACAAAACCCCGAGTCAAAGGTCAAGCCACGCACTTGACTCTCTCAAgtcacctgcttggccctcttctaagtatactttacttcctttcatttctgctctaa
- the HHIPL1 gene encoding HHIP-like protein 1 isoform X2: MKIAWCLPSEVGFQLDLVLLCPASPDCGKDVETAPDPFLACRTWPIQLPPLWAWRPRPQPGDQECSPYAAHLYDAEDPFTPLRTVPGLCQDYCLDMWHKCRGLFRHLSTDQELRALEGNRARFCRYLSLDDTDYCFPYLLVNKNLNSNLGHVVADAKGCLQLCLEEVANGLRNPVAMVHARDGTHRFFVAEQVGLVWAYLPDRSRLEKPFLNISWAVLTSPWQGDERGFLGIAFHPRFWHNRRLYVYYSVGIRTSEWIRISEFRVSEDDENAVDHSSERILLEVKEPASNHNGGQLLFGDDGYLYIFTGDGGMAGDPFGTFGNAQNKSALLGKVLRIDVDRKERGLPYGIPPDNPFVGDPAAQPEVYALGVRNMWRCSFDRGDPASGAGRGRLFCGDVGQNKFEEVDLVERGGNYGWRAREGFECYDRSLCANSSLNDVLPIFAYPHTIGKSVTGGYVYRGCEYPNLNGLYIFGDFMTGRLMSLHENPGTGQWHYSEICMGHGQTCEFPGLINNYYPYIISFGEDEAGELYFMSTGEPSATAPRGVVYKIIDPSRRAPPGKCQIQPAQVKIRSRLIPFVPKEKFIPKTRSTARPTARAPTRAPRRRRPTVAPPPPTPRPARPTQQPGSRRGGGRRRGRLNSANRAFRDGDVRLVRPAGLSSGSGRVEVFVGGRWGTVCDDSWNINGAAVVCRQLGFAYAVRAVKSAEFGQGGSLPILLDNVRCAGWERNLLECQHNGVGTHNCEHDEDAGVVCSHQNPDL; encoded by the exons GAATGCTCTCCGTATGCAGCCCACCTCTATGACGCTGAGGACCCGTTCACACCCCTGCGCACGGTGCCCGGGCTCTGCCAGGACTACTGCCTGGACATGTGGCATAAGTGCCGGGGGCTGTTCCGTCACCTATCAACCGACCAGGAGCTCCGGGCGCTGGAGGGCAACCGTGCCAGGTTCTGCCGCTACCTGTCCCTGGATGACACGGACTACTGCTTTCCTTACCTGCTGGTCAACAAGAACCTCAACTCAAACCTGGGCCATGTGGTGGCCGATGCCAAGGGCTGCCTGCAGCTGTGCCTGGAGGAGGTGGCCAACGGGCTGCGCAACCCCGTGGCCATGGTCCATGCCAGAGATGGCACCCACCGCTTCTTCGTGGCCGAGCAGGTGGGGCTGGTGTGGGCCTACCTGCCCGACCGCTCGAGGCTGGAGAAGCCTTTCCTGAACATCAGCTGGGCGGTGCTCACCTCACCCTGGCAGGGTGACGAGCGTGGCTTCCTGGGCATTGCCTTTCACCCCCGCTTCTGGCACAACCGCAGGCTCTACGTCTACTACTCAGTGGGTATCCGCACCAGTGAGTGGATCCGCATCAGCGAGTTCAGGGTCTCTGAGGATGATGAGAACGCCGTGGACCACAGCTCTGAGAG GATACTCCTGGAGGTCAAAGAACCAGCTTCAAACCACAACGGGGGTCAGCTGCTGTTCGGGGATGATGGGTACCTCTACATCTTCACCGGAGATGGCGGGATGGCCGGAGACCCCTTTGGGACATTCGGAAATGCCCAAAACAA GTCGGCGCTGCTGGGCAAGGTGCTGCGCATCGACGTGGACCGTAAGGAGCGCGGCCTGCCCTATGGCATCCCGCCCGACAACCCGTTCGTGGGCGACCCCGCCGCGCAGCCCGAGGTCTATGCCCTGGGCGTGCGCAACATGTGGCGCTGCTCCTTCGACCGCGGCGACCCCGCGTCGGGCGCGGGCCGCGGGCGCCTCTTCTGCGGCGATGTGGGCCAGAACAAGTTCGAGGAGGTGGACCTGGTGGAGCGCGGCGGCAACTACGGCTGGCGCGCGCGCGAGGGGTTCGAGTGCTACGACCGCAGCCTGTGCGCCAACTCCTCCCTCA ATGATGTGCTGCCGATTTTCGCTTACCCTCACACGATTGGCAAGTCGGTCACAGGGGGCTACGTGTACCGGGGCTGCGAGTACCCCAATCTGAACGGCCTCTACATTTTTGGGGATTTCATGACCGG GCGTCTGATGTCCCTCCACGAGAACCCAGGGACAGGCCAGTGGCACTACAGTGAGATCTGCATGGGCCATGGCCAGACCTGTGAGTTCCCAGGCCTCATCAACAACTACTACCCGTACATCATCTCCTTCGGGGAGGATGAGGCCG GGGAGCTGTACTTCATGTCGACAGGGGAGCCGAGTGCCACAGCTCCACGTGGGGTTGTCTACAAAATAATTGACCCGTCCAG GCGGGCACCACCTGGCAAGTGTCAGATCCAGCCTGCTCAGGTGAAGATCAGAAGCCGCCTCATCCCCTTTGTGCCCAAAGAAA AGTTCATCCCGAAGACACGTAGCACCGCGCGGCCTACAGCGCGGGCGCCCACTCGGGCGCCCCGCCGCAGGCGCCCCACGGTAGctccaccccctcccaccccgcGGCCAGCGCGGCCCACCCAGCAGCCAGGGAGCCGCAGGGGCGGCGGGCGCCGGCGGGGGCGGCTGAACTCGGCGAACCGGGCGTTCCGGGATGGTGACGTGCGACTGGTACGGCCCGCGGGCCTGAGCTCCGGCAGCGGGCGCGTGGAGGTGTTCGTGGGCGGACGCTGGGGCACCGTGTGCGACGACTCCTGGAACATCAACGGCGCCGCCGTCGTGTGTCGCCAGCTGGGGTTTGCCTACGCCGTGCGCGCCGTCAAGAGCGCCGAGTTCGGCCAGGGCGGCTCGCTGCCCATTCTGCTGGACAATGTGCGTTGCGCGGGCTGGGAGCGCAACCTGCTGGAGTGCCAGCACAACGGCGTGGGCACCCATAACTGCGAGCACGACGAGGATGCGGGCGTCGTGTGCAGCCACCAGAACCCCGACCTGTAG
- the HHIPL1 gene encoding HHIP-like protein 1 isoform X1, which yields MARAGAGALLALWVLGAAAHPQCLDFRPPFRPPQLLRLCAQYSDFGCCDEGRDAELTRRFWDLASRVDTAEWAACAGYARDLLCQECSPYAAHLYDAEDPFTPLRTVPGLCQDYCLDMWHKCRGLFRHLSTDQELRALEGNRARFCRYLSLDDTDYCFPYLLVNKNLNSNLGHVVADAKGCLQLCLEEVANGLRNPVAMVHARDGTHRFFVAEQVGLVWAYLPDRSRLEKPFLNISWAVLTSPWQGDERGFLGIAFHPRFWHNRRLYVYYSVGIRTSEWIRISEFRVSEDDENAVDHSSERILLEVKEPASNHNGGQLLFGDDGYLYIFTGDGGMAGDPFGTFGNAQNKSALLGKVLRIDVDRKERGLPYGIPPDNPFVGDPAAQPEVYALGVRNMWRCSFDRGDPASGAGRGRLFCGDVGQNKFEEVDLVERGGNYGWRAREGFECYDRSLCANSSLNDVLPIFAYPHTIGKSVTGGYVYRGCEYPNLNGLYIFGDFMTGRLMSLHENPGTGQWHYSEICMGHGQTCEFPGLINNYYPYIISFGEDEAGELYFMSTGEPSATAPRGVVYKIIDPSRRAPPGKCQIQPAQVKIRSRLIPFVPKEKFIPKTRSTARPTARAPTRAPRRRRPTVAPPPPTPRPARPTQQPGSRRGGGRRRGRLNSANRAFRDGDVRLVRPAGLSSGSGRVEVFVGGRWGTVCDDSWNINGAAVVCRQLGFAYAVRAVKSAEFGQGGSLPILLDNVRCAGWERNLLECQHNGVGTHNCEHDEDAGVVCSHQNPDL from the exons ATGGCTcgggccggggccggggcgcTGCTGGCGCTTTGGGTGCTCGGGGCCGCAGCGCATCCGCAGTGCCTGGACTTCAGGCCGCCCTTCCGGCCGCCGCAGCTGCTGCGCCTCTGCGCGCAGTATTCGGACTTCGGCTGCTGCGATGAAGGGCGCGACGCCGAACTGACCCGCCGCTTCTGGGACCTGGCGAGCCGCGTGGACACCGCCGAGTGGGCCGCGTGCGCCGGCTACGCGAGGGACCTGCTGTGCCAG GAATGCTCTCCGTATGCAGCCCACCTCTATGACGCTGAGGACCCGTTCACACCCCTGCGCACGGTGCCCGGGCTCTGCCAGGACTACTGCCTGGACATGTGGCATAAGTGCCGGGGGCTGTTCCGTCACCTATCAACCGACCAGGAGCTCCGGGCGCTGGAGGGCAACCGTGCCAGGTTCTGCCGCTACCTGTCCCTGGATGACACGGACTACTGCTTTCCTTACCTGCTGGTCAACAAGAACCTCAACTCAAACCTGGGCCATGTGGTGGCCGATGCCAAGGGCTGCCTGCAGCTGTGCCTGGAGGAGGTGGCCAACGGGCTGCGCAACCCCGTGGCCATGGTCCATGCCAGAGATGGCACCCACCGCTTCTTCGTGGCCGAGCAGGTGGGGCTGGTGTGGGCCTACCTGCCCGACCGCTCGAGGCTGGAGAAGCCTTTCCTGAACATCAGCTGGGCGGTGCTCACCTCACCCTGGCAGGGTGACGAGCGTGGCTTCCTGGGCATTGCCTTTCACCCCCGCTTCTGGCACAACCGCAGGCTCTACGTCTACTACTCAGTGGGTATCCGCACCAGTGAGTGGATCCGCATCAGCGAGTTCAGGGTCTCTGAGGATGATGAGAACGCCGTGGACCACAGCTCTGAGAG GATACTCCTGGAGGTCAAAGAACCAGCTTCAAACCACAACGGGGGTCAGCTGCTGTTCGGGGATGATGGGTACCTCTACATCTTCACCGGAGATGGCGGGATGGCCGGAGACCCCTTTGGGACATTCGGAAATGCCCAAAACAA GTCGGCGCTGCTGGGCAAGGTGCTGCGCATCGACGTGGACCGTAAGGAGCGCGGCCTGCCCTATGGCATCCCGCCCGACAACCCGTTCGTGGGCGACCCCGCCGCGCAGCCCGAGGTCTATGCCCTGGGCGTGCGCAACATGTGGCGCTGCTCCTTCGACCGCGGCGACCCCGCGTCGGGCGCGGGCCGCGGGCGCCTCTTCTGCGGCGATGTGGGCCAGAACAAGTTCGAGGAGGTGGACCTGGTGGAGCGCGGCGGCAACTACGGCTGGCGCGCGCGCGAGGGGTTCGAGTGCTACGACCGCAGCCTGTGCGCCAACTCCTCCCTCA ATGATGTGCTGCCGATTTTCGCTTACCCTCACACGATTGGCAAGTCGGTCACAGGGGGCTACGTGTACCGGGGCTGCGAGTACCCCAATCTGAACGGCCTCTACATTTTTGGGGATTTCATGACCGG GCGTCTGATGTCCCTCCACGAGAACCCAGGGACAGGCCAGTGGCACTACAGTGAGATCTGCATGGGCCATGGCCAGACCTGTGAGTTCCCAGGCCTCATCAACAACTACTACCCGTACATCATCTCCTTCGGGGAGGATGAGGCCG GGGAGCTGTACTTCATGTCGACAGGGGAGCCGAGTGCCACAGCTCCACGTGGGGTTGTCTACAAAATAATTGACCCGTCCAG GCGGGCACCACCTGGCAAGTGTCAGATCCAGCCTGCTCAGGTGAAGATCAGAAGCCGCCTCATCCCCTTTGTGCCCAAAGAAA AGTTCATCCCGAAGACACGTAGCACCGCGCGGCCTACAGCGCGGGCGCCCACTCGGGCGCCCCGCCGCAGGCGCCCCACGGTAGctccaccccctcccaccccgcGGCCAGCGCGGCCCACCCAGCAGCCAGGGAGCCGCAGGGGCGGCGGGCGCCGGCGGGGGCGGCTGAACTCGGCGAACCGGGCGTTCCGGGATGGTGACGTGCGACTGGTACGGCCCGCGGGCCTGAGCTCCGGCAGCGGGCGCGTGGAGGTGTTCGTGGGCGGACGCTGGGGCACCGTGTGCGACGACTCCTGGAACATCAACGGCGCCGCCGTCGTGTGTCGCCAGCTGGGGTTTGCCTACGCCGTGCGCGCCGTCAAGAGCGCCGAGTTCGGCCAGGGCGGCTCGCTGCCCATTCTGCTGGACAATGTGCGTTGCGCGGGCTGGGAGCGCAACCTGCTGGAGTGCCAGCACAACGGCGTGGGCACCCATAACTGCGAGCACGACGAGGATGCGGGCGTCGTGTGCAGCCACCAGAACCCCGACCTGTAG
- the HHIPL1 gene encoding HHIP-like protein 1 isoform X5, which produces MAGDPFGTFGNAQNKSALLGKVLRIDVDRKERGLPYGIPPDNPFVGDPAAQPEVYALGVRNMWRCSFDRGDPASGAGRGRLFCGDVGQNKFEEVDLVERGGNYGWRAREGFECYDRSLCANSSLNDVLPIFAYPHTIGKSVTGGYVYRGCEYPNLNGLYIFGDFMTGRLMSLHENPGTGQWHYSEICMGHGQTCEFPGLINNYYPYIISFGEDEAGELYFMSTGEPSATAPRGVVYKIIDPSRRAPPGKCQIQPAQVKIRSRLIPFVPKEKFIPKTRSTARPTARAPTRAPRRRRPTVAPPPPTPRPARPTQQPGSRRGGGRRRGRLNSANRAFRDGDVRLVRPAGLSSGSGRVEVFVGGRWGTVCDDSWNINGAAVVCRQLGFAYAVRAVKSAEFGQGGSLPILLDNVRCAGWERNLLECQHNGVGTHNCEHDEDAGVVCSHQNPDL; this is translated from the exons ATGGCCGGAGACCCCTTTGGGACATTCGGAAATGCCCAAAACAA GTCGGCGCTGCTGGGCAAGGTGCTGCGCATCGACGTGGACCGTAAGGAGCGCGGCCTGCCCTATGGCATCCCGCCCGACAACCCGTTCGTGGGCGACCCCGCCGCGCAGCCCGAGGTCTATGCCCTGGGCGTGCGCAACATGTGGCGCTGCTCCTTCGACCGCGGCGACCCCGCGTCGGGCGCGGGCCGCGGGCGCCTCTTCTGCGGCGATGTGGGCCAGAACAAGTTCGAGGAGGTGGACCTGGTGGAGCGCGGCGGCAACTACGGCTGGCGCGCGCGCGAGGGGTTCGAGTGCTACGACCGCAGCCTGTGCGCCAACTCCTCCCTCA ATGATGTGCTGCCGATTTTCGCTTACCCTCACACGATTGGCAAGTCGGTCACAGGGGGCTACGTGTACCGGGGCTGCGAGTACCCCAATCTGAACGGCCTCTACATTTTTGGGGATTTCATGACCGG GCGTCTGATGTCCCTCCACGAGAACCCAGGGACAGGCCAGTGGCACTACAGTGAGATCTGCATGGGCCATGGCCAGACCTGTGAGTTCCCAGGCCTCATCAACAACTACTACCCGTACATCATCTCCTTCGGGGAGGATGAGGCCG GGGAGCTGTACTTCATGTCGACAGGGGAGCCGAGTGCCACAGCTCCACGTGGGGTTGTCTACAAAATAATTGACCCGTCCAG GCGGGCACCACCTGGCAAGTGTCAGATCCAGCCTGCTCAGGTGAAGATCAGAAGCCGCCTCATCCCCTTTGTGCCCAAAGAAA AGTTCATCCCGAAGACACGTAGCACCGCGCGGCCTACAGCGCGGGCGCCCACTCGGGCGCCCCGCCGCAGGCGCCCCACGGTAGctccaccccctcccaccccgcGGCCAGCGCGGCCCACCCAGCAGCCAGGGAGCCGCAGGGGCGGCGGGCGCCGGCGGGGGCGGCTGAACTCGGCGAACCGGGCGTTCCGGGATGGTGACGTGCGACTGGTACGGCCCGCGGGCCTGAGCTCCGGCAGCGGGCGCGTGGAGGTGTTCGTGGGCGGACGCTGGGGCACCGTGTGCGACGACTCCTGGAACATCAACGGCGCCGCCGTCGTGTGTCGCCAGCTGGGGTTTGCCTACGCCGTGCGCGCCGTCAAGAGCGCCGAGTTCGGCCAGGGCGGCTCGCTGCCCATTCTGCTGGACAATGTGCGTTGCGCGGGCTGGGAGCGCAACCTGCTGGAGTGCCAGCACAACGGCGTGGGCACCCATAACTGCGAGCACGACGAGGATGCGGGCGTCGTGTGCAGCCACCAGAACCCCGACCTGTAG
- the HHIPL1 gene encoding HHIP-like protein 1 isoform X3, whose product MGSLGRPGFQLDLVLLCPASPDCGKDVETAPDPFLACRTWPIQLPPLWAWRPRPQPGDQECSPYAAHLYDAEDPFTPLRTVPGLCQDYCLDMWHKCRGLFRHLSTDQELRALEGNRARFCRYLSLDDTDYCFPYLLVNKNLNSNLGHVVADAKGCLQLCLEEVANGLRNPVAMVHARDGTHRFFVAEQVGLVWAYLPDRSRLEKPFLNISWAVLTSPWQGDERGFLGIAFHPRFWHNRRLYVYYSVGIRTSEWIRISEFRVSEDDENAVDHSSERILLEVKEPASNHNGGQLLFGDDGYLYIFTGDGGMAGDPFGTFGNAQNKSALLGKVLRIDVDRKERGLPYGIPPDNPFVGDPAAQPEVYALGVRNMWRCSFDRGDPASGAGRGRLFCGDVGQNKFEEVDLVERGGNYGWRAREGFECYDRSLCANSSLNDVLPIFAYPHTIGKSVTGGYVYRGCEYPNLNGLYIFGDFMTGRLMSLHENPGTGQWHYSEICMGHGQTCEFPGLINNYYPYIISFGEDEAGELYFMSTGEPSATAPRGVVYKIIDPSRRAPPGKCQIQPAQVKIRSRLIPFVPKEKFIPKTRSTARPTARAPTRAPRRRRPTVAPPPPTPRPARPTQQPGSRRGGGRRRGRLNSANRAFRDGDVRLVRPAGLSSGSGRVEVFVGGRWGTVCDDSWNINGAAVVCRQLGFAYAVRAVKSAEFGQGGSLPILLDNVRCAGWERNLLECQHNGVGTHNCEHDEDAGVVCSHQNPDL is encoded by the exons GAATGCTCTCCGTATGCAGCCCACCTCTATGACGCTGAGGACCCGTTCACACCCCTGCGCACGGTGCCCGGGCTCTGCCAGGACTACTGCCTGGACATGTGGCATAAGTGCCGGGGGCTGTTCCGTCACCTATCAACCGACCAGGAGCTCCGGGCGCTGGAGGGCAACCGTGCCAGGTTCTGCCGCTACCTGTCCCTGGATGACACGGACTACTGCTTTCCTTACCTGCTGGTCAACAAGAACCTCAACTCAAACCTGGGCCATGTGGTGGCCGATGCCAAGGGCTGCCTGCAGCTGTGCCTGGAGGAGGTGGCCAACGGGCTGCGCAACCCCGTGGCCATGGTCCATGCCAGAGATGGCACCCACCGCTTCTTCGTGGCCGAGCAGGTGGGGCTGGTGTGGGCCTACCTGCCCGACCGCTCGAGGCTGGAGAAGCCTTTCCTGAACATCAGCTGGGCGGTGCTCACCTCACCCTGGCAGGGTGACGAGCGTGGCTTCCTGGGCATTGCCTTTCACCCCCGCTTCTGGCACAACCGCAGGCTCTACGTCTACTACTCAGTGGGTATCCGCACCAGTGAGTGGATCCGCATCAGCGAGTTCAGGGTCTCTGAGGATGATGAGAACGCCGTGGACCACAGCTCTGAGAG GATACTCCTGGAGGTCAAAGAACCAGCTTCAAACCACAACGGGGGTCAGCTGCTGTTCGGGGATGATGGGTACCTCTACATCTTCACCGGAGATGGCGGGATGGCCGGAGACCCCTTTGGGACATTCGGAAATGCCCAAAACAA GTCGGCGCTGCTGGGCAAGGTGCTGCGCATCGACGTGGACCGTAAGGAGCGCGGCCTGCCCTATGGCATCCCGCCCGACAACCCGTTCGTGGGCGACCCCGCCGCGCAGCCCGAGGTCTATGCCCTGGGCGTGCGCAACATGTGGCGCTGCTCCTTCGACCGCGGCGACCCCGCGTCGGGCGCGGGCCGCGGGCGCCTCTTCTGCGGCGATGTGGGCCAGAACAAGTTCGAGGAGGTGGACCTGGTGGAGCGCGGCGGCAACTACGGCTGGCGCGCGCGCGAGGGGTTCGAGTGCTACGACCGCAGCCTGTGCGCCAACTCCTCCCTCA ATGATGTGCTGCCGATTTTCGCTTACCCTCACACGATTGGCAAGTCGGTCACAGGGGGCTACGTGTACCGGGGCTGCGAGTACCCCAATCTGAACGGCCTCTACATTTTTGGGGATTTCATGACCGG GCGTCTGATGTCCCTCCACGAGAACCCAGGGACAGGCCAGTGGCACTACAGTGAGATCTGCATGGGCCATGGCCAGACCTGTGAGTTCCCAGGCCTCATCAACAACTACTACCCGTACATCATCTCCTTCGGGGAGGATGAGGCCG GGGAGCTGTACTTCATGTCGACAGGGGAGCCGAGTGCCACAGCTCCACGTGGGGTTGTCTACAAAATAATTGACCCGTCCAG GCGGGCACCACCTGGCAAGTGTCAGATCCAGCCTGCTCAGGTGAAGATCAGAAGCCGCCTCATCCCCTTTGTGCCCAAAGAAA AGTTCATCCCGAAGACACGTAGCACCGCGCGGCCTACAGCGCGGGCGCCCACTCGGGCGCCCCGCCGCAGGCGCCCCACGGTAGctccaccccctcccaccccgcGGCCAGCGCGGCCCACCCAGCAGCCAGGGAGCCGCAGGGGCGGCGGGCGCCGGCGGGGGCGGCTGAACTCGGCGAACCGGGCGTTCCGGGATGGTGACGTGCGACTGGTACGGCCCGCGGGCCTGAGCTCCGGCAGCGGGCGCGTGGAGGTGTTCGTGGGCGGACGCTGGGGCACCGTGTGCGACGACTCCTGGAACATCAACGGCGCCGCCGTCGTGTGTCGCCAGCTGGGGTTTGCCTACGCCGTGCGCGCCGTCAAGAGCGCCGAGTTCGGCCAGGGCGGCTCGCTGCCCATTCTGCTGGACAATGTGCGTTGCGCGGGCTGGGAGCGCAACCTGCTGGAGTGCCAGCACAACGGCGTGGGCACCCATAACTGCGAGCACGACGAGGATGCGGGCGTCGTGTGCAGCCACCAGAACCCCGACCTGTAG